The following are from one region of the Francisella opportunistica genome:
- a CDS encoding SDR family oxidoreductase, translating to MEKSKENIQENQPGLTSEMVNKPIHIYESYKPANKLKNKVAIITGGDSGIGKAISLHYVKEGAKVAFTYHKREKEDADKTLKELQELTENTMDILAIEVELKNDEECKGFVDKVYNHFGGIDILVNNAAVQFPKEDVTDISTKQLKITFETNFYHYVYMIKAALKYMKKGACIINSTSVTAYKGRADLIDYSSTKGAIVALTRSLAKNIIKDGIRVNAVAPGPVWTPLIPSSFSKEKVEHFGESCLWGEPAQPADIAPAYVFLANNVESNYFIGQVLHPNGGEIVNG from the coding sequence ATGGAAAAGTCAAAAGAAAATATCCAAGAAAATCAGCCCGGCTTAACTTCAGAGATGGTAAATAAGCCTATCCACATTTATGAAAGTTATAAACCAGCTAATAAGCTTAAAAATAAAGTAGCAATTATAACGGGAGGAGATAGTGGCATAGGTAAAGCAATATCTCTTCATTATGTTAAAGAAGGAGCAAAAGTTGCTTTTACTTATCATAAAAGAGAAAAAGAAGACGCTGATAAAACATTAAAAGAACTTCAAGAATTAACTGAAAATACCATGGATATTTTAGCAATTGAGGTTGAACTTAAAAATGATGAAGAATGTAAAGGGTTTGTTGATAAAGTATATAATCATTTTGGAGGCATAGATATATTAGTAAATAATGCTGCCGTTCAGTTTCCAAAAGAGGATGTAACTGATATATCAACTAAACAACTAAAAATTACATTCGAAACAAACTTTTATCATTATGTATACATGATAAAAGCAGCTCTTAAATACATGAAAAAAGGAGCTTGTATTATAAATTCTACTTCTGTAACTGCTTATAAAGGTAGAGCTGATTTAATAGACTATTCATCTACTAAAGGAGCAATTGTGGCACTTACTCGTTCACTAGCTAAGAATATAATAAAAGATGGTATAAGGGTTAATGCTGTTGCTCCAGGACCAGTATGGACGCCTTTAATACCATCTAGTTTTAGTAAAGAAAAAGTGGAGCATTTTGGTGAGAGTTGTTTGTGGGGAGAACCAGCACAACCAGCTGATATAGCTCCGGCATATGTATTTCTTGCTAATAATGTAGAAAGTAACTATTTTATAGGTCAAGTGTTACATCCGAATGGCGGAGAAATAGTAAACGGTTAA
- a CDS encoding ChaB family protein, protein MPYNKLAELPKGVKNVLPYHAQEIYQAAFNNAWEEYKDKSKRRTDDDLETIAHEVAWSAVKKKYYKDEQTGKWYQK, encoded by the coding sequence ATGCCTTATAACAAGCTAGCTGAATTACCCAAAGGGGTAAAAAATGTGTTACCATATCATGCACAAGAAATATACCAAGCAGCTTTTAACAATGCCTGGGAAGAATACAAAGATAAAAGTAAGAGAAGAACAGATGATGACCTTGAAACTATAGCACATGAAGTAGCTTGGTCAGCTGTCAAAAAAAAATATTATAAAGATGAACAAACAGGAAAATGGTATCAAAAGTAA
- a CDS encoding aldose epimerase family protein — MSVREVCIAGKCNNLITLKNDNIELTLLDLGAAVYSLKTQDKHGKFENIVLQYQDITEYYHNPSYFGATVGRVAGRIKDAKIVLDGKTYYLEKNYQDKHTLHGGFNCITHQKFAFELIDTSKVKFTATQRSITDKFPADVTISVTYELLENAIVIYFNAVATADTILNMTNHCYYNLSGDYKTTIVNHQLEVPATQFVNVDVNLIPTDIQNLPQEMDFRQKSCIGDKLKHHDSKYFRKGGIDHCYIVDGMVKLEDSNSGRKLKLSSSYPAMQIYTCNVSRGHTLSNGKILKQYGAICFEPQYIGAFDGNYDNHPAKLRKGQEYQHFIKLEF; from the coding sequence ATGAGTGTTAGAGAAGTTTGTATAGCTGGTAAATGCAATAACTTGATAACATTAAAAAATGATAATATTGAGCTGACACTTTTGGATTTAGGTGCAGCTGTTTATTCACTTAAAACTCAAGATAAACACGGTAAGTTTGAGAATATAGTCTTACAGTATCAAGATATAACAGAATATTATCATAATCCATCGTATTTTGGTGCGACTGTAGGCAGAGTTGCAGGCAGAATCAAGGATGCTAAGATTGTACTTGATGGTAAAACATATTATCTAGAAAAAAACTATCAAGATAAACATACCCTACATGGTGGATTTAATTGTATCACACATCAGAAGTTTGCTTTTGAACTTATAGATACTAGCAAGGTTAAGTTTACAGCTACACAAAGATCTATAACTGATAAATTCCCAGCCGATGTAACTATAAGCGTGACTTATGAGCTTTTAGAAAATGCTATAGTTATCTATTTTAATGCTGTAGCTACAGCAGATACAATCTTAAATATGACTAATCATTGCTATTATAATCTATCAGGAGATTATAAGACAACAATTGTTAATCACCAGCTTGAAGTTCCAGCAACACAATTTGTCAATGTAGATGTTAATTTGATACCAACAGATATACAAAATTTGCCTCAAGAAATGGATTTTAGACAAAAATCATGTATTGGTGATAAGTTAAAACATCACGATTCTAAATATTTCCGTAAAGGAGGCATTGATCATTGCTATATTGTCGATGGCATGGTAAAGCTTGAAGATAGTAATAGCGGCAGGAAGTTAAAACTTTCAAGTTCATACCCGGCAATGCAGATTTACACCTGTAATGTTAGTAGGGGTCATACTCTTTCTAATGGTAAAATACTCAAACAATATGGTGCAATATGTTTTGAGCCGCAATATATAGGTGCTTTTGATGGTAATTATGATAATCATCCAGCAAAGTTGAGAAAAGGTCAAGAATACCAGCATTTCATAAAATTAGAATTCTGA
- the coaBC gene encoding bifunctional phosphopantothenoylcysteine decarboxylase/phosphopantothenate--cysteine ligase CoaBC, with the protein MANRILFGITGSVSAFKTVNLIRLFIKNGTQCKAIITKGAQQFIKAELLVALGCDVYTDEKLEMFCYQQSMAHINLPRWANKIFIIPASANTLAKLAHGLADDLLSQAILANNNNSKVYLAPAMNVNMWQNQLTQDNVKKLQALGFNLIFPDEGLQACGDSGDGRLHEPEELFKLLATPQDFKSKKALITLGATIEDIDGVRYLSNYSSGKMGFALVKELLARGANVIVLKAKTSINFDINHNQLKIVKTLSADEMNQAMLELAKDSDIFIGCAAVADYKIKNKFTNKIKKTADNLTLELIKNPDILANCKQHYPQIFAIGFAAESQNILEYAQAKLIKKNLNMIVANSTNVFGKDDSSVTILSKHRNKQYNNKSKSEIAKLILDFAKEII; encoded by the coding sequence ATGGCAAATAGGATTTTGTTTGGAATTACTGGGAGTGTGTCAGCTTTTAAGACAGTAAATCTAATCCGTCTTTTTATAAAAAACGGTACTCAATGTAAGGCTATTATTACTAAAGGTGCGCAACAATTTATCAAAGCTGAGCTTTTAGTAGCTTTAGGTTGTGATGTTTATACAGATGAAAAACTAGAGATGTTTTGTTATCAGCAAAGTATGGCACATATAAATTTACCACGCTGGGCAAATAAGATATTCATAATTCCAGCATCAGCAAATACACTAGCTAAACTAGCTCATGGCTTAGCCGATGATTTACTTAGTCAAGCTATCCTTGCTAATAATAATAACTCTAAGGTATATCTTGCTCCAGCTATGAATGTAAATATGTGGCAAAACCAACTAACTCAAGATAATGTCAAAAAACTTCAAGCTCTAGGATTTAATTTGATATTCCCTGATGAAGGTCTTCAAGCTTGTGGCGATAGTGGTGATGGTAGACTGCATGAGCCTGAAGAACTTTTTAAGTTGTTAGCTACACCACAAGACTTCAAAAGTAAAAAAGCTCTTATAACATTAGGGGCAACTATAGAAGATATAGATGGCGTTAGGTATTTATCAAACTATAGCTCAGGTAAAATGGGCTTTGCTTTAGTTAAAGAACTCCTTGCTAGAGGCGCAAATGTGATTGTGCTTAAAGCTAAAACCTCAATTAATTTTGATATTAATCATAACCAGCTAAAAATAGTTAAAACTCTAAGTGCTGATGAAATGAATCAAGCAATGTTAGAACTAGCAAAAGATAGTGATATCTTTATTGGTTGTGCTGCAGTTGCTGATTATAAAATCAAGAATAAATTTACTAATAAAATTAAAAAAACAGCTGATAATTTAACTTTAGAGCTTATAAAAAACCCTGATATTTTGGCTAATTGTAAGCAGCATTATCCACAAATTTTTGCGATAGGTTTTGCTGCTGAATCACAAAATATACTTGAATATGCTCAAGCTAAGCTTATCAAGAAGAATCTAAATATGATTGTGGCAAACTCAACGAATGTTTTTGGTAAAGATGATTCTTCTGTGACAATATTATCTAAGCACCGAAATAAACAATATAACAATAAATCGAAGTCAGAAATAGCTAAGTTAATATTAGATTTTGCTAAGGAAATAATATGA
- a CDS encoding MFS transporter, whose amino-acid sequence MKNTKWILVILCLGYFIDFYDLTVFSVSYVDLLKQQFGIFDSTKIQQTYYLISNIQMTGILVGAIFFGILADKFGRITVIKYSILLYSVATILCIFVDNIYVFMLLRFLAYLALASEFAVSSVLIVEFFPTKIAAWGMSLLYILGVLGGVVATLFGVFSYKAMFIFGGFAGLGIYAFRRVLEDSPYFIELYASDRFKNAGSIVFLFRNYSKPLILNFLITLPYFFVITVMFALVKFIASDIDFASLVKIFLFGFFAGNIISCILSGIYNQYFKSPNLFFIINIIIFLISIFAYRYISSNFIFLYGIFIGLIGGGYNIMWAQYAATEFPTEVRSLACNMIFALGRTSSIFFGIIFASWLASEELFRQRVNILAIAVAIMVLLIIFFYKRKKVLVK is encoded by the coding sequence ATGAAAAATACAAAGTGGATTTTAGTTATTCTCTGTTTGGGATATTTTATAGATTTTTATGATCTGACAGTATTTAGTGTTTCTTATGTTGATCTATTAAAACAACAGTTTGGAATATTTGATTCTACTAAAATTCAACAAACATATTACCTGATAAGTAATATTCAGATGACAGGTATATTAGTAGGGGCGATTTTTTTTGGTATTTTAGCCGACAAATTTGGGCGTATTACAGTTATCAAGTATAGTATATTACTTTATTCAGTAGCAACAATATTATGTATCTTTGTAGATAATATTTATGTATTTATGCTATTAAGGTTTTTGGCATATCTTGCTTTAGCGAGTGAATTTGCGGTTTCAAGCGTTTTAATCGTTGAGTTTTTTCCAACTAAAATAGCTGCTTGGGGCATGAGTCTTTTATATATTTTAGGTGTTTTAGGTGGTGTGGTTGCAACACTTTTTGGTGTATTTTCTTATAAGGCGATGTTTATTTTTGGTGGATTTGCTGGCTTGGGTATATATGCCTTTAGAAGAGTTCTCGAGGATTCCCCATATTTTATCGAGTTGTATGCATCAGATAGATTTAAAAATGCTGGGAGTATAGTTTTTCTTTTTAGAAACTATAGTAAGCCCTTGATATTAAATTTTCTAATTACATTACCTTATTTTTTTGTAATCACAGTAATGTTTGCTTTAGTCAAGTTTATTGCTTCTGACATTGATTTTGCTAGTTTAGTGAAGATATTTTTGTTTGGCTTTTTTGCAGGGAATATTATTAGTTGCATTCTCAGTGGCATTTATAACCAGTATTTCAAGTCACCAAATTTATTTTTCATCATAAATATTATTATATTCTTAATAAGTATTTTTGCTTATAGATATATATCGAGTAATTTTATCTTCTTATATGGAATATTTATTGGTTTAATTGGTGGTGGTTATAATATTATGTGGGCTCAATATGCCGCTACTGAGTTTCCGACAGAGGTTCGTTCATTAGCTTGTAATATGATATTTGCCTTAGGTAGGACAAGTAGTATTTTCTTTGGAATTATTTTTGCATCTTGGCTTGCTAGTGAAGAACTGTTTAGACAAAGAGTTAATATTCTTGCTATTGCTGTAGCAATTATGGTTTTATTAATTATTTTCTTTTATAAAAGAAAAAAAGTTTTAGTTAAATAG
- a CDS encoding APC family permease codes for MSDNVSVKKMSLFSAILIGITSMVGSGWLFSAQMTVRNAGNWAFVAWILAAVIIVMIALCLGKVVSIYPVRGATTRSSAISHNSVFAMPFAFANWFGIVVVISSEALATTQYLSGVKSMGWLMQDGILTNSGTAFSLFVLFIYLVINFYGVKLLAGVNNAITTFKMAVPVIIVLIFIAYALMHSSDHVSIFSADIPNNSQFGFSSALTAIVAGGLIYTFNGFQTVVAYASEVKNPGRNVPLAIILALILVLALYLGLQYAFMQAVPHQYLVSKGGWAGLDFDSPLLQLASLLGLGYISFLLIIDSVISPSATGYTYLGASSRMLYAMSSEGQMPRYFAKITPIVNISRRSLLANFILSVIFLFFSDNWAGLMLVVTGFHIIGYMAAPVSMGALAPRTRVFGLVVFVVLTLLLNTVQVETQINMSIILIVLMTIYGSIEYRRIGIKKLLMLILPFIIFVCLVTPITNYIADGIVGAIFYWFVTDKRYVAFCRSTANEKNIIVD; via the coding sequence ATGAGTGATAATGTATCTGTTAAAAAGATGTCGTTGTTTAGTGCTATTCTTATTGGTATTACATCAATGGTTGGTTCTGGCTGGCTCTTTAGTGCGCAAATGACAGTTAGGAATGCTGGTAATTGGGCTTTTGTAGCATGGATTCTTGCTGCAGTGATTATTGTGATGATTGCACTTTGTTTGGGCAAAGTCGTATCTATCTATCCAGTTCGAGGTGCTACTACTAGATCTAGTGCAATATCGCATAACAGTGTTTTTGCGATGCCATTTGCCTTTGCAAACTGGTTTGGCATTGTTGTAGTGATTTCATCTGAAGCTTTAGCAACTACTCAATACCTTTCTGGTGTGAAATCTATGGGCTGGTTGATGCAAGATGGTATCTTAACTAATTCAGGTACAGCATTTTCTTTATTTGTATTATTTATATATCTTGTAATTAATTTCTATGGAGTTAAGCTTCTAGCGGGAGTTAATAATGCTATCACTACTTTTAAAATGGCTGTACCAGTTATTATTGTTTTGATATTTATAGCATATGCACTTATGCATAGTTCTGATCATGTGAGTATCTTTTCGGCTGATATACCAAATAATAGTCAATTTGGCTTCTCATCAGCATTGACTGCTATAGTTGCAGGTGGTTTGATTTATACATTTAATGGTTTTCAAACTGTTGTGGCATATGCAAGTGAAGTCAAAAATCCGGGTAGAAATGTACCATTAGCAATTATATTGGCTTTAATTTTAGTATTGGCTTTGTATCTTGGTTTACAATATGCATTTATGCAAGCTGTGCCACACCAGTATTTAGTAAGTAAAGGTGGGTGGGCTGGCTTAGATTTTGATTCACCTTTATTACAATTAGCATCCTTATTAGGGCTTGGCTATATCTCTTTTTTACTTATTATTGATAGTGTAATTAGTCCATCTGCAACAGGATATACTTATTTAGGTGCTTCTTCGAGAATGTTATATGCAATGTCATCAGAAGGACAGATGCCAAGATATTTTGCTAAAATTACTCCAATTGTTAATATTTCACGCAGATCTTTACTTGCTAACTTTATCTTATCGGTAATATTTTTATTCTTCTCTGATAACTGGGCTGGATTAATGTTAGTAGTGACAGGTTTTCATATTATAGGCTATATGGCTGCTCCTGTTAGTATGGGTGCATTAGCTCCACGAACTAGAGTATTTGGGTTAGTTGTATTTGTGGTTTTAACTTTATTACTTAATACCGTACAAGTAGAAACTCAGATTAATATGAGTATTATACTAATAGTGTTAATGACTATATATGGAAGTATTGAATATAGAAGAATAGGTATCAAAAAACTTTTAATGCTTATATTGCCATTTATAATCTTTGTATGTTTAGTTACTCCGATAACAAACTATATTGCTGATGGAATTGTTGGAGCAATATTCTACTGGTTTGTTACAGATAAGCGTTATGTCGCATTTTGTAGATCTACAGCAAATGAGAAAAATATTATTGTTGATTAA
- the putA gene encoding bifunctional proline dehydrogenase/L-glutamate gamma-semialdehyde dehydrogenase PutA — translation MNNLLNHSGEYPISKEIMNISKYWLIDEKEAMTKLVEKVHLSSVQKAQVRERAYGLVEKVRKSRLKKSGIDAFMIEYDLSSEEGIVLMCLAEALLRVPDKYTIDLLIKDKLTSAAWKSHVGMEKHLFVNAATWSLMLTGKILKDPHRSYRKVFQNFLKKTSEPVIRQAMKQAMKIVGKQYVLGETIEEALKVSQLKVARGYSYSYDMLGEAAMTMDDAEYYYSQYLHAIHELAKYATNTEIKKNPGISIKLSALHPRYEIIKHQRVHTELYPKLLKLTQLAKEYNVGMNIDAEETERLQISLELIERLAHEPSLDGFNGIGIVVQAYQKRAPYVLDYLVNLAKKTNRRFMIRLVKGAYWDAEIKHAQEQGLEGYPVFTRKYHTDVSYQACVKQLFENHQYIYPQFATHNAQTVAVVFELANGNKDFEFQCLHGMGDPLYDNVVGKEGYEDIPCRIYAPVGGHKHLLAYLVRRLLENGANSSFVNRIVDENLPIEELIEDPVKKAIDHGCGQHPNIPYPKDIVAPRLNSQGHNTNDFAVLADMYKQIEKYTLKNTYKAKPIVSGVELDKTIAEDVINPNTNEIIGSVINADAKIAKRALKNAQSAFDDWNNTPAAERADILEKFAVLLERDTNNFIAIAMIEAGKTLANAIDEVREAVDFCRYYAAQAKKEFNGAIELPALSDHLKQIEFTGRGAMVCISPWNFPLAIFLGQITAVLAAGNTVVAKPAEQTSIIAYKAVKLLFKAGLPKNVLQFTPGDGATVGSALVKSPVCKGVIFTGSTEVAAIINQTLANKSSEIVPFIAETGGQNAMIVDSSSLPEQVTADVIRSAFDSAGQRCSALRILCLQEDIADNYIKMIVGAMKELKIGDSKYLDTDVGPVIDKEAADNLNAYIEEKKSQFKLIYQVQPNQDTQKGTFVMPTAFEISKISDLGREQFGPILHILRFKANQLDKLIKDINATGYGLTAGVHSRINEVMNYVKNNIKAGNVYVNRNIVGAVVGVQPFGGQGKSGTGPKAGGPYYMHRLANEKLSGVGAIEEIYNPEKIAEDEKHTNKLIKDKYTITNIVAGERTKKDKYINLKSTNGKTLGKKYIASVNTVDTAIEIASKEAELWNHVNAEQRAAIIEKFLELLEKERHLIASCLVVESNVSVEDAHIQIDKTIQQVAYYCLQAKKEFAHPQLLPGPTGEIDELSLKGRGVVVSMCSSSDLLIRFVGQTTAALLAGNTVVAKPAYTGNLTAYNIVKLMLKAGMNPKALHLVLSDDEEITSALLFNSKVALVAFSGSVSAVKQVHQALALRRGAIIPFVAESVAKDGKCTSLAIETASPLYLRRFVVEKTVSVDTTASGGNASLMSLEE, via the coding sequence ATGAATAACTTATTAAATCACTCAGGAGAATATCCTATTTCTAAGGAAATAATGAATATATCTAAATATTGGCTTATTGATGAAAAAGAAGCTATGACAAAGCTTGTTGAAAAAGTCCATTTGTCAAGTGTTCAAAAAGCACAAGTTAGAGAAAGAGCTTATGGTTTGGTAGAAAAAGTTAGAAAAAGTAGACTCAAAAAATCTGGTATTGATGCTTTTATGATTGAGTATGATTTATCCTCAGAAGAGGGAATAGTGCTGATGTGTTTGGCTGAGGCACTGTTAAGGGTACCTGATAAATATACTATTGACCTACTTATTAAAGATAAGCTTACAAGTGCTGCATGGAAAAGCCATGTTGGTATGGAAAAGCATTTATTTGTTAATGCAGCAACATGGAGCTTGATGCTAACTGGTAAAATTCTCAAAGATCCACATCGCTCTTATAGAAAAGTTTTTCAAAACTTTCTTAAGAAAACCAGTGAGCCTGTGATTCGTCAAGCAATGAAACAAGCGATGAAAATCGTTGGTAAGCAATATGTACTTGGCGAAACTATTGAAGAAGCTCTCAAAGTATCACAACTTAAAGTAGCAAGAGGCTATAGTTATTCTTATGATATGCTTGGTGAAGCTGCGATGACGATGGATGATGCTGAATATTATTATAGTCAGTATCTCCATGCAATACATGAATTAGCTAAGTATGCAACAAATACAGAAATCAAAAAAAATCCAGGGATTTCTATTAAACTATCTGCTTTACATCCACGCTATGAGATTATAAAGCACCAAAGAGTTCATACAGAGTTATATCCAAAGCTGCTTAAGCTTACTCAATTAGCAAAAGAATATAATGTTGGTATGAATATCGATGCTGAGGAAACAGAAAGATTACAAATATCATTAGAATTAATCGAGAGACTAGCTCATGAACCATCCCTGGATGGATTTAATGGGATTGGTATTGTTGTTCAAGCATATCAAAAAAGAGCTCCTTATGTATTAGACTATTTAGTAAATCTTGCTAAGAAAACTAATAGAAGATTTATGATTCGTTTAGTTAAAGGGGCATATTGGGATGCTGAGATTAAGCATGCTCAAGAGCAAGGTTTAGAAGGTTATCCAGTATTTACACGTAAGTATCACACGGATGTGTCATATCAAGCATGTGTCAAGCAGCTTTTTGAGAATCATCAATATATTTATCCTCAGTTTGCAACTCACAATGCTCAAACTGTAGCCGTAGTTTTTGAGTTAGCTAATGGCAATAAAGATTTTGAGTTTCAGTGTTTACATGGTATGGGTGACCCTCTATATGACAATGTTGTTGGTAAAGAAGGCTATGAAGATATCCCATGTAGGATATATGCTCCAGTAGGTGGGCATAAGCATCTTTTAGCTTATCTAGTAAGAAGACTACTCGAAAATGGTGCTAATAGCTCTTTTGTTAATAGAATTGTAGATGAGAATTTACCAATTGAAGAGTTAATTGAAGATCCAGTTAAGAAAGCTATTGATCATGGTTGTGGCCAGCATCCTAATATCCCATATCCAAAAGATATAGTCGCACCAAGGTTAAACTCACAGGGTCATAATACTAATGATTTTGCGGTTTTGGCTGATATGTACAAGCAAATAGAAAAATATACGCTTAAAAATACATATAAAGCAAAACCTATAGTTTCTGGTGTTGAGCTTGATAAGACAATAGCTGAAGATGTTATAAATCCAAATACTAATGAAATTATTGGTAGCGTAATTAACGCTGATGCTAAAATTGCTAAAAGAGCGCTAAAAAATGCTCAAAGTGCTTTTGATGATTGGAATAATACACCTGCAGCAGAAAGGGCAGATATTTTAGAAAAGTTTGCTGTTTTATTAGAAAGAGATACTAACAATTTTATTGCTATAGCAATGATTGAAGCTGGTAAGACTTTAGCTAATGCTATAGATGAGGTTAGAGAGGCAGTAGATTTTTGTCGTTATTATGCAGCGCAAGCTAAAAAAGAGTTCAATGGTGCTATTGAATTACCAGCTTTATCTGATCATCTTAAGCAGATAGAGTTTACTGGTCGTGGAGCTATGGTATGTATTAGTCCTTGGAATTTTCCATTAGCAATATTTTTAGGACAGATTACCGCTGTATTAGCAGCTGGTAACACGGTAGTTGCTAAACCAGCTGAGCAGACATCAATAATTGCTTACAAAGCAGTCAAGCTTTTATTTAAAGCTGGTTTACCTAAGAATGTTTTACAATTTACACCTGGTGATGGTGCAACAGTTGGTAGTGCTTTAGTTAAAAGTCCAGTATGTAAGGGTGTGATTTTCACAGGTTCTACAGAAGTTGCGGCTATTATAAATCAGACTTTAGCAAATAAATCTAGTGAAATAGTACCATTTATTGCTGAAACAGGTGGACAAAACGCTATGATTGTCGACTCATCATCACTTCCTGAGCAGGTTACAGCAGATGTGATACGTTCAGCTTTTGATAGTGCAGGGCAACGCTGCTCGGCATTGCGTATTTTATGTCTTCAAGAAGATATTGCTGATAATTATATCAAGATGATAGTTGGTGCAATGAAAGAGCTCAAAATAGGTGATTCTAAATACCTTGATACAGATGTTGGACCTGTGATTGATAAAGAAGCCGCTGATAATCTAAATGCCTATATTGAAGAGAAAAAAAGCCAGTTTAAGCTTATATATCAAGTTCAGCCTAATCAAGATACGCAAAAGGGTACATTCGTGATGCCTACTGCTTTTGAGATAAGTAAAATATCTGACTTAGGTAGAGAGCAGTTTGGTCCAATTTTGCATATATTGCGCTTTAAGGCTAATCAACTAGATAAGCTTATTAAAGATATTAATGCTACAGGATATGGTCTGACAGCTGGGGTGCATAGTAGAATTAATGAAGTAATGAATTATGTCAAAAACAACATCAAAGCTGGTAATGTTTATGTAAATAGAAATATTGTTGGAGCTGTTGTTGGTGTTCAGCCATTTGGTGGACAAGGTAAATCTGGAACAGGTCCTAAAGCTGGTGGTCCTTACTACATGCACCGTTTAGCTAATGAAAAATTATCAGGAGTTGGGGCTATTGAAGAGATTTATAATCCTGAAAAAATAGCTGAAGATGAAAAACACACTAACAAGCTTATCAAAGATAAATATACTATTACAAATATTGTCGCTGGTGAGAGAACTAAAAAAGATAAATATATTAATCTTAAGTCAACTAATGGTAAAACGCTTGGTAAGAAATATATAGCTTCTGTAAATACTGTAGATACCGCTATAGAAATAGCTAGCAAAGAAGCAGAGCTATGGAATCATGTTAATGCTGAACAAAGAGCTGCTATTATTGAGAAGTTTTTGGAACTATTAGAGAAAGAGCGTCATCTGATAGCTTCATGTCTTGTTGTAGAGTCGAATGTTTCAGTAGAAGATGCACATATCCAAATAGATAAAACTATTCAGCAGGTAGCATACTACTGTCTTCAAGCTAAAAAAGAGTTTGCTCACCCGCAACTTTTACCTGGACCTACAGGAGAAATTGATGAGTTAAGCTTAAAAGGACGTGGTGTTGTAGTAAGTATGTGCTCAAGTTCTGATTTACTCATCAGATTTGTTGGTCAGACAACTGCAGCTTTATTGGCAGGTAATACTGTAGTAGCTAAACCAGCATATACTGGTAACTTAACTGCTTATAACATTGTTAAATTAATGCTAAAAGCTGGGATGAATCCTAAGGCTCTTCATTTAGTTTTATCAGATGATGAAGAGATAACATCGGCATTATTATTTAATAGTAAAGTTGCACTAGTTGCCTTCTCTGGTAGTGTCTCTGCGGTTAAACAGGTTCATCAGGCTTTAGCATTGCGTAGAGGGGCGATTATACCTTTTGTTGCTGAGAGTGTGGCTAAAGATGGTAAGTGTACAAGCTTAGCTATAGAGACAGCTTCGCCATTATACTTACGCAGGTTTGTTGTTGAAAAAACTGTAAGTGTTGATACAACCGCTTCTGGTGGTAATGCTTCTTTAATGAGCTTAGAAGAATAA
- a CDS encoding FAD assembly factor SdhE — protein sequence MLIKNDDLIFSSVEKIKYSARRGMLELDIILAPYLNNCYLQENLAGKKLFVEFLTSEDSDMFDWLFKGVTPPQRYQQLIVKIIKEKKKFNQNKLK from the coding sequence ATGTTAATAAAGAATGATGATCTTATATTTAGTTCGGTTGAGAAAATAAAGTACTCTGCACGCAGAGGTATGCTAGAGCTTGATATAATTTTAGCGCCATATTTAAATAATTGTTATTTGCAGGAGAATCTTGCCGGTAAAAAGCTTTTTGTTGAGTTTTTAACGAGTGAAGATAGTGATATGTTTGACTGGCTTTTTAAGGGAGTTACTCCTCCGCAAAGATATCAACAACTCATAGTCAAAATTATCAAAGAAAAGAAAAAATTTAATCAAAATAAATTAAAGTAA
- a CDS encoding kinesin has product MAISQNVIKILQDIDELDLFSNISDEWSTLLNESDDEIKIKKLYSALVKESIRRETAERLAKDAKSYCDLVQEQAKQRISDLKESLESQITFLTQQIKDLKVESAKNLDYYRNELKKATRNLIDNRS; this is encoded by the coding sequence ATGGCTATTAGTCAAAATGTTATAAAAATACTTCAAGATATTGATGAGCTAGATTTATTTAGCAACATCTCAGATGAATGGTCAACTCTTCTTAATGAATCTGATGACGAGATTAAAATCAAAAAATTATATTCTGCTTTAGTTAAAGAAAGTATTCGTCGTGAAACAGCCGAAAGATTAGCTAAAGATGCTAAATCATATTGTGATCTTGTCCAAGAGCAAGCTAAACAAAGAATATCTGATCTAAAGGAAAGTTTAGAAAGCCAAATTACTTTTCTAACTCAACAAATTAAAGATTTAAAAGTTGAATCTGCAAAAAATCTAGACTACTACAGGAATGAGCTAAAAAAAGCTACTCGTAACCTAATTGATAATAGAAGTTAA